A part of Liolophura sinensis isolate JHLJ2023 chromosome 1, CUHK_Ljap_v2, whole genome shotgun sequence genomic DNA contains:
- the LOC135481740 gene encoding palmitoyltransferase ZDHHC23-like has protein sequence MTKSSTEESLCCCEYRNEDGARSHILGCFCDCEALDQAFDRCITCRPIPKQLSERMWRTIADRCRIPGLSGSGAIRVKIDVVVPIVTVPISLCLGTINFYMTIFVLASMPIFMFLFYRSWRTQHNRVRTKFFYAWAMTSVLFTILIYHAFVLSFREVFLWEQMLLVTSIGIMFFALTFVRKDPGIIKPASPDTVTPSNQHLSSSQDQKDAASQKDSKDDYSKTISEHVLGNFLLSNMGFDKESFKANYQAQTAPSMPEQKVTWVDSRPIKDNQLVTWCDKCCLVKPPRAGHCHVCQACILNRDHHCVWVDNCIGAHNHRSFLVAILLFVFTGFYGAHLTLTTICTPEMYYDWFLLPNDCRYVYADFSTALCFVCACYAILGSSIMCVALLLQLLLISQNITSQELHMAAVRGMTVLGLYARGNIHDRGCLWNWLEFIRLKTRRTSPQIPF, from the exons ATGACTAAGTCCAGCACGGAAGAATCCTTATGCTGCTGTGAATACAGGAACGAGGATGGAGCAAGAAGTCACATATTAGGATGTTTCTGTGATTGTGAGGCACTGGACCAAGCATTTGACAG GTGTATTACGTGTCGCCCAATACCCAAGCAGTTATCAGAGAGGATGTGGAGGACAATAGCAGACAGATGTCGCATCCCAGGATTGAGTGGATCAGGCGCCATCAGAGTTAAGATTGATGTAGTTGTCCCCATTGTGACAGTGCCTATCAGCCTCTGTCTTGGCACCATCAATTTCTACATGACAATCTTTGTTCTGGCTTCCATGCCTATCTTCATGTTCCTCTTCTATCGCTCATGGAGAACTCAACACAACAGAGTGCGTACAAAGTTTTTCTATGCCTGGGCTATGACCTCTGTGCTCTTTACCATTTTGATTTATCACGCATTTGTTCTGTCCTTCCGAGAGGTGTTTCTGTGGGAGCAGATGCTTCTGGTTACGTCCATCGGCATCATGTTCTTCGCTCTCACATTTGTGAGAAAAGATCCAGGAATCATTAAACCAGCCTCGCCCGACACAGTTACTCCATCCAATCAACACCTGTCGTCCAGTCAGGATCAGAAGGATGCAGCCAGTCAGAAAGATTCCAAGGATGATTACTCGAAAACAATTTCTGAGCATGTGTTGGGCAACTTCCTGCTGTCAAACATGGGCTTCGACAAGGAATCGTTTAAAGCCAACTACCAGGCTCAAACAGCTCCCAGTATGCCTGAACAAAAGGTCACTTGGGTGGACTCGCGACCAATTAAAG ataaTCAGCTTGTGACCTGGTGTGATAAATGTTGTCTGGTCAAACCGCCGCGAGCTGGCCATTGTCATGTGTGTCAGGCATGTATACTCAATAGAGACCATCACTGTGTATG ggtggacaactgtattggggCTCACAATCATCGCTCATTTTTAGTGGCCATTCTGCTGTTTGTCTTCACTGGTTTCTATGGCGCTCACCTTACCTTAACCACCATCTGTACCCCGGAGATGTATTACGACTGGTTCCTCTTACCTAATGACTGCCGATATGTCTACGCAGATTTTTC CACTGCATTATGTTTTGTCTGTGCCTGCTATGCTATTCTGGGCAGCAGTATTATGTGCGTGGCCCTACTCCTTCAGCTACTCCTGATAAGCCAGAACATCACCTCCCAGGAGCTCCACATGGCCGCTGTGAGAGGTATGACAGTTCTCGGCCTCTATGCTAGAGGAAATATACATGACCGCGGCTGCTTGTGGAATTGGCTCGAGTTTATCCGGCTTAAGACAAGGCGTACTTCACCTCAGATTCCATTCTAA